Genomic DNA from bacterium:
TTATATGAATTATTGTCTGAGATGCCAGTAACAATTCCAAATATTAAAAATCCAACGATAAACCTGGAAACTCTGAATTCATATTATAATTCCCTCCGATCTCTGATTGAAACTTACAACAATAATGATCATCTATTGAGATTGTAATGAACATAAAAGTTAAAAGAATTTATGAGAAAGAATCAAATTCAGATGGGTATCGGATACTAGTTGATAGAATCTGGCCAAGGGGGGTGAAAAATTCGGAAGTAAAAATTGATCTTTGGATGAAAGAAATTGCACCATCTAATGAGCTGCGCAAGTGGTTTGCACATGACATCAGGAGATGGATTTCATTTAAAGCTAAGTATAGTAGAGAACTCAGAGGAAAAATGGAGCTTCTTCATCAAATCAAAAAATTACAAAAACAAAAAGGTATTGTCACGCTACT
This window encodes:
- a CDS encoding DUF488 family protein, with amino-acid sequence MNIKVKRIYEKESNSDGYRILVDRIWPRGVKNSEVKIDLWMKEIAPSNELRKWFAHDIRRWISFKAKYSRELRGKMELLHQIKKLQKQKGIVTLLYSAKDEEHNNAVALKCFFSSDK